Proteins co-encoded in one Sphingopyxis sp. BE259 genomic window:
- the ppdK gene encoding pyruvate, phosphate dikinase, translating into MTKMVHLFGGAATTAERSKELLGGKGSNLAEMASIGLPVPPGLIITTDVCTAYYANGEQFPAGLIEQVTAGIAHIEGITGKTFGDSADPLLVSVRSGARVSMPGMMDTVLNLGLNDATVVGLADASGDPRFAWDSYRRFVQMYADVVMGLDHAEFEEALEIAKEDRGFYLDTEMSADDWQALVKDYQAIVERETGAPFPQDPNDQLWGAVGAVFASWESDRAKVYRRINAIPGEWGTAVSVQAMVFGNMGDTSATGVAFTRDPATGEHAWYGEWLINAQGEDVVAGIRTPQYLTKAARERAGAKPLSMEEAMPETFTELGEVFDTLETHYRDMQDIEFTVERGTLWMLQTRSGKRTAKAALKIAVDMAAEGLITEEEAVGRVDPGALDQLLHPTLDPHAPRDVLTKGLPASPGAASGKIMFTADAAEKAAEMGEAVILVRVETSPEDIHGMHAAKGILTARGGMTSHAAVVARGMGRPCVSGAGGLSIDGHARVLRVAGRELREGDIITLDGSTGEVMAGEVKTLLPELVGDFGTLMVWADKVRRMKVRANAETPQDAQVARDFGAEGIGLCRTEHMFFDAARITAVREMILAENEAGRRVALAKLLPEQRADFAGIFEVMAGLPVTIRLLDPPLHEFLPTREEDFADVAAAAGVGIEALKARANELHEFNPMLGHRGCRLGVTYPEIYEMQARAIFEAACDVAAATGAAPIPEVMIPLVATRREFDLMKAVVDAQAKAVFAEKGREIAYLVGTMIELPRAALMAGEIAETAEFFSFGTNDLTQTTIGISRDDAGRFLTQYVDKGIFLTDPFVSLDVEGVGQLIEIAADRGRATRPDVKLGICGEHGGDAPSIHFCEQTGLDYVSASPYRVPIARLAAAQAALKAK; encoded by the coding sequence ATGACGAAGATGGTGCATTTGTTCGGCGGCGCGGCCACCACGGCCGAGCGTTCGAAGGAATTGCTGGGCGGCAAGGGGTCGAACCTGGCCGAAATGGCCTCGATCGGCCTGCCGGTGCCGCCGGGCCTGATCATCACCACCGACGTCTGCACCGCTTATTATGCGAATGGCGAACAATTCCCCGCGGGCCTGATCGAACAGGTAACCGCCGGTATCGCCCATATCGAAGGCATCACGGGCAAGACATTCGGCGACTCCGCCGACCCGCTGCTCGTGTCGGTGCGCTCGGGCGCGCGGGTGTCGATGCCGGGGATGATGGACACCGTCCTCAACCTCGGCCTGAACGACGCGACCGTGGTCGGGCTGGCCGACGCATCGGGCGACCCGCGTTTCGCATGGGACAGCTATCGCCGCTTCGTCCAGATGTACGCCGACGTCGTCATGGGGCTCGACCATGCCGAGTTCGAGGAAGCGCTGGAAATCGCCAAGGAAGACCGCGGCTTTTATCTCGACACCGAGATGTCGGCCGACGATTGGCAGGCGCTGGTCAAGGACTATCAGGCGATCGTCGAGCGCGAGACCGGTGCGCCCTTCCCGCAAGACCCGAACGACCAGTTGTGGGGCGCGGTCGGCGCCGTGTTCGCAAGCTGGGAAAGCGACCGCGCGAAAGTCTATCGCCGCATCAATGCGATTCCCGGCGAATGGGGCACCGCGGTCAGTGTTCAGGCGATGGTGTTCGGCAATATGGGCGACACGTCGGCAACCGGCGTCGCCTTCACCCGCGATCCGGCGACCGGCGAGCACGCCTGGTACGGCGAATGGCTGATCAACGCGCAGGGCGAAGATGTGGTCGCGGGCATCCGCACCCCGCAATATCTGACCAAAGCCGCGCGCGAGCGGGCCGGGGCCAAGCCGCTGTCGATGGAAGAGGCGATGCCCGAAACCTTCACCGAGCTGGGTGAGGTGTTCGACACGCTCGAGACACACTACCGCGACATGCAGGACATCGAGTTCACCGTCGAGCGCGGGACGCTCTGGATGCTGCAAACCCGGTCGGGCAAGCGCACGGCCAAGGCGGCGCTGAAGATCGCGGTCGACATGGCCGCCGAAGGTCTGATCACCGAAGAGGAAGCGGTCGGCCGCGTCGACCCCGGCGCGCTCGACCAGCTGCTCCACCCGACGCTCGACCCCCATGCGCCGCGCGATGTGCTGACCAAGGGGCTGCCCGCCAGCCCCGGCGCCGCGTCGGGCAAGATCATGTTCACCGCCGATGCGGCGGAAAAAGCCGCCGAAATGGGCGAGGCGGTGATCCTGGTGCGTGTCGAAACGTCGCCCGAAGACATCCACGGCATGCACGCCGCCAAGGGCATTTTGACCGCGCGCGGCGGCATGACGAGCCACGCCGCAGTGGTCGCGCGCGGCATGGGGCGCCCCTGCGTTTCGGGTGCGGGCGGGCTGTCGATCGACGGCCATGCCAGGGTGCTCCGCGTCGCCGGGCGTGAGCTGCGCGAGGGCGACATCATCACCCTCGACGGTTCGACCGGCGAAGTGATGGCGGGCGAGGTCAAGACCTTGCTGCCCGAACTGGTCGGCGATTTCGGCACGCTGATGGTGTGGGCCGACAAGGTTCGCCGCATGAAGGTGCGCGCCAACGCCGAAACCCCTCAAGACGCCCAGGTCGCGCGCGATTTCGGCGCCGAGGGCATCGGGCTGTGCCGTACCGAGCATATGTTCTTTGACGCCGCGCGGATCACCGCGGTGCGCGAGATGATTTTGGCAGAGAATGAGGCAGGCCGCCGCGTCGCGCTCGCCAAATTGCTGCCCGAACAGCGGGCGGATTTCGCGGGCATATTCGAGGTGATGGCGGGCCTTCCGGTCACCATCCGCCTGCTCGACCCGCCGCTTCACGAATTCCTGCCGACGCGCGAAGAGGATTTCGCCGATGTTGCGGCGGCGGCCGGGGTAGGGATCGAGGCGCTTAAGGCACGCGCCAACGAGCTGCACGAGTTCAACCCGATGCTCGGCCATCGCGGCTGCCGTCTGGGGGTCACCTATCCCGAAATCTACGAGATGCAGGCGCGCGCGATTTTCGAGGCCGCGTGCGATGTCGCCGCCGCGACCGGCGCGGCGCCGATCCCCGAAGTGATGATACCTTTGGTGGCGACGCGCCGCGAATTCGACCTGATGAAGGCGGTCGTCGATGCCCAAGCAAAGGCGGTGTTCGCCGAAAAGGGCCGCGAGATCGCTTATCTCGTCGGCACGATGATCGAACTGCCGCGCGCCGCCTTGATGGCGGGCGAGATTGCCGAGACGGCGGAGTTTTTCAGCTTTGGCACCAACGATCTGACCCAGACGACGATCGGCATCAGCCGTGACGATGCAGGCCGCTTCCTGACCCAATATGTCGACAAGGGCATCTTCCTGACCGACCCGTTCGTCAGCCTGGATGTCGAGGGCGTCGGGCAGCTGATCGAGATCGCCGCCGATCGCGGCCGGGCGACGCGCCCCGACGTCAAACTGGGCATCTGCGGCGAGCATGGCGGCGACGCGCCGAGCATCCATTTCTGCGAGCAAACCGGTCTCGACTATGTCAGCGCCTCGCCTTACCGTGTGCCGATTGCACGGCTGGCGGCAGCGCAGGCGGCGTTGAAGGCGAAATAA
- the glyS gene encoding glycine--tRNA ligase subunit beta, whose translation MTDFLLELRSEEIPARMQAGARAELDKLFRAQMSAAGIDVGDLSIWSTPRRLALIAKGLPDATAAVSEELKGPRSSAPPQALEGFLRKTGLTQDQLEDRDGVYFAVIDKPGRATAEVLAEAIPAIVRAFAWPKSMRWGKDSASSESLRWVRPLSGIVAIFGDALVPCEVSGVAAGFATRGHRFHCPGEINIGSAADYAEKLRACHVIVDHEERQAIIRDGAAKAAADAGLKLVEDEGLVIENAGLTEWPVPLLGRFDEAFLEVPPEVIQLTARVNQKYFVVNDAVGKLANGFVCTANIAAHDGGAEIVAGNRKVLAARLSDARFFWEQDQKKTLAQHAEKLANITFHEKLGTVAAKVERVAKLARYFVEQGIVPYQPRRSEAGPHATVGPWILDENTANERAERTHMAELAGRLAKADLVTEMVGEFPELQGLMGGYYARARGLSDAVADAIQDHYKPVGQGDSVPTAPVTVAVALADKLDTLTRFFLADETPTGSKDPFALRRAALGVIAIILQNRLRFRLEEVLLVAIGDDLGLFGAAWDNHAEAKLAAFFADRLKVQQREAGVRHDLIDAVFALGGEDDLVRLLARVKALQAFMASDDGANLLAGYKRAANILKQAGQGSPANAGAQGGTEPTVADARAGLRLSPESMTVHDAALLAALDTAEPAAAAAVAEERFTDAMAALASLRAPIDAFFDGVMVNDPDEDVRAYRLGLLARFTGAVHGVADFSKIEG comes from the coding sequence GTGACCGACTTTCTTCTCGAACTGCGCTCGGAAGAGATTCCCGCGCGGATGCAGGCGGGGGCGCGCGCTGAACTCGACAAATTGTTCCGCGCTCAAATGTCTGCCGCGGGTATCGACGTCGGCGACCTCAGCATCTGGTCGACCCCGCGCCGCCTCGCGCTGATCGCCAAGGGGCTGCCCGACGCGACCGCGGCGGTCAGCGAGGAGCTCAAAGGCCCGCGCAGCAGCGCGCCGCCGCAGGCGCTCGAAGGCTTTCTGCGCAAGACCGGGCTGACGCAGGACCAGCTCGAAGACCGCGACGGCGTGTATTTCGCCGTCATCGACAAGCCGGGCCGTGCGACCGCCGAAGTGCTCGCCGAAGCGATCCCCGCGATTGTCCGCGCCTTCGCCTGGCCCAAGTCGATGCGCTGGGGCAAGGACAGCGCGAGCAGCGAGAGCCTGCGCTGGGTCCGCCCGCTGTCGGGCATCGTCGCGATCTTCGGCGACGCGCTGGTGCCGTGTGAAGTGAGCGGGGTTGCCGCCGGTTTCGCAACGCGCGGCCACCGCTTTCACTGCCCGGGCGAGATCAACATCGGATCGGCAGCGGACTATGCCGAAAAGCTGCGCGCGTGCCACGTCATCGTCGACCATGAGGAACGCCAGGCGATCATCCGCGATGGCGCCGCGAAGGCGGCAGCCGACGCCGGGCTGAAGCTGGTCGAGGACGAGGGGCTGGTGATCGAGAACGCCGGTCTGACCGAATGGCCGGTGCCGCTGCTGGGGCGCTTTGACGAAGCGTTTCTGGAAGTACCGCCCGAGGTCATCCAGCTGACGGCGCGGGTGAACCAGAAATATTTCGTCGTGAACGACGCGGTGGGCAAGCTGGCGAACGGCTTTGTCTGCACCGCGAACATCGCGGCGCATGATGGCGGGGCAGAGATTGTCGCGGGCAACCGCAAGGTGCTGGCGGCGCGATTGTCCGATGCGCGCTTCTTCTGGGAGCAGGACCAGAAGAAGACACTGGCGCAGCATGCGGAGAAGCTCGCGAACATTACTTTTCACGAGAAGCTGGGGACCGTGGCCGCCAAGGTTGAGCGCGTCGCGAAGCTGGCAAGATATTTTGTTGAGCAGGGGATAGTTCCTTATCAACCTCGTCGATCCGAAGCGGGACCCCATGCAACCGTCGGGCCATGGATTCTTGACGAAAATACAGCCAATGAACGCGCTGAGCGGACCCACATGGCGGAACTCGCAGGACGTCTAGCAAAGGCCGATCTTGTTACAGAGATGGTCGGCGAATTTCCCGAGCTGCAAGGTCTTATGGGGGGATATTATGCCCGTGCCAGAGGTCTCTCCGATGCCGTCGCAGATGCAATTCAGGACCACTACAAGCCCGTCGGACAGGGCGACAGCGTTCCAACGGCGCCGGTCACCGTTGCCGTTGCGCTCGCGGATAAGTTGGATACTCTGACGCGTTTCTTTTTGGCCGATGAAACACCAACTGGCTCCAAAGATCCGTTCGCCCTCAGACGAGCTGCGCTGGGTGTAATCGCGATCATATTGCAGAACAGATTGCGCTTCCGCTTAGAAGAGGTGTTGCTTGTCGCAATTGGCGATGACTTGGGCCTGTTTGGAGCGGCTTGGGATAATCATGCCGAAGCCAAACTAGCAGCCTTCTTCGCCGACCGTCTCAAAGTCCAACAACGCGAAGCCGGTGTTCGTCATGACCTGATCGACGCGGTGTTTGCGCTTGGCGGCGAGGATGATCTGGTTCGTCTGCTTGCGCGGGTGAAGGCGTTGCAGGCGTTTATGGCGAGCGATGACGGTGCTAATTTGCTGGCGGGGTATAAGCGCGCGGCGAATATCCTGAAGCAGGCTGGTCAAGGTTCTCCGGCGAACGCCGGAGCCCAGGGCGGCACAGAACCCACCGTGGCGGACGCACGCGCTGGGCTCCGGCTTTCGCCGGAGAGCATGACGGTGCATGACGCTGCCCTCCTCGCCGCGCTCGACACCGCCGAACCTGCCGCCGCCGCCGCAGTCGCGGAAGAACGCTTCACCGACGCGATGGCCGCGCTCGCGTCGCTGCGCGCGCCGATCGATGCGTTTTTCGATGGGGTGATGGTCAACGACCCCGACGAGGACGTCCGCGCCTATCGGCTCGGCCTGCTCGCGCGATTTACCGGCGCGGTGCATGGCGTCGCCGATTTTTCGAAGATCGAGGGCTGA
- a CDS encoding glycine--tRNA ligase subunit alpha, whose protein sequence is MKSLSFQDMILTLHGYWAARGCAILQPYDMRVGAGTFHPATTLRSLGPEPWNVAYVQPSRRPTDGRYGENPNRLQHYYQYQVILKPSPADLQEQYLGSLAAIGIDPLLHDIRFVEDDWESPTLGAWGLGWEVWCDGMEVTQFTYFQQMGGFDCKPVAGELTYGLERLAMYIQNVDNVYDLRFSDAVGDVAAVSYGDVFLENERQFSKWNFEVADTDSLFAGFKAAEAECQRAIAANVPLAAYDQAIEASHLFNLLQARGVISVQERANYMARVRDLAKGSCKAWIDSQSDAWTAKYPGWTL, encoded by the coding sequence ATGAAATCCCTCAGCTTTCAGGACATGATCCTGACGCTGCACGGCTATTGGGCGGCGCGCGGCTGTGCGATTTTGCAGCCCTATGACATGCGGGTCGGGGCGGGGACGTTTCACCCCGCAACCACCTTGCGCTCGCTCGGTCCTGAGCCGTGGAACGTCGCCTATGTCCAGCCGAGCCGCCGCCCGACCGACGGCCGCTATGGCGAGAACCCGAACCGGCTCCAGCATTATTACCAGTATCAGGTGATATTGAAGCCATCGCCCGCCGACCTGCAGGAACAATATCTGGGCAGCCTCGCCGCCATCGGCATCGATCCGCTGCTCCACGACATCCGCTTTGTCGAAGACGATTGGGAATCGCCGACGCTTGGCGCGTGGGGGCTGGGCTGGGAAGTCTGGTGCGACGGGATGGAAGTTACCCAGTTCACCTACTTTCAGCAAATGGGCGGGTTCGACTGCAAGCCCGTCGCGGGCGAGCTCACCTACGGCCTCGAACGCCTCGCCATGTATATCCAGAATGTCGACAATGTGTACGACCTGCGCTTCTCCGATGCGGTCGGCGACGTGGCGGCGGTCAGCTATGGCGACGTTTTTCTGGAAAACGAACGCCAGTTCTCGAAATGGAATTTCGAGGTCGCCGACACCGACTCCTTGTTTGCGGGCTTCAAAGCCGCTGAGGCCGAGTGCCAGCGCGCGATCGCCGCGAACGTCCCGCTCGCCGCCTATGACCAGGCGATCGAGGCGAGCCATTTGTTCAACCTCCTCCAGGCGCGCGGCGTCATCAGCGTCCAGGAACGCGCCAACTACATGGCGCGCGTTCGCGACCTTGCCAAAGGCAGTTGCAAGGCGTGGATCGACAGTCAGTCGGACGCATGGACCGCTAAATATCCGGGGTGGACGCTGTGA
- a CDS encoding helix-turn-helix transcriptional regulator, with protein MDNQLKVLRAMRNWSQAELADRLDVSRQAVNAIETGKYDPSLPLAFKLARLFAMPIEEIFDDGHEGRDDGH; from the coding sequence ATGGACAACCAGCTGAAAGTGCTGCGCGCGATGCGGAACTGGAGCCAGGCCGAACTGGCCGACCGGCTCGATGTATCGCGCCAAGCGGTGAACGCGATCGAAACGGGGAAATATGACCCGTCGCTGCCGCTCGCCTTCAAGCTGGCCCGGCTGTTCGCGATGCCGATCGAGGAAATTTTCGACGATGGCCATGAAGGACGTGACGATGGACATTGA
- a CDS encoding TraB/GumN family protein has product MKTWFKMLASTCAVIPFAQCAILPGSNIASAAEPVAAAAPAAAMTDADPALWVVKDADTTIYLFGTVHVLKPGLSWFDEAVKTAFDKSDEMMLELVMPEDQAAVAKTMMPLAMDTTGKTIPSRLTADELKAYQAAMVSVGVPANAFDSFEPWFPAMTLSVLPLTKLGYDPEQGAEKLLTKFAKDSSKPVSGLETLEEQLGFFDKLPETQQVAFLNSVVKDMDKLGPMLDRMVVLWAKGDPDGLAVAMNESMAATPELATMLLYDRNQRWADQIKTRMDKPGTVFIAVGAGHLAGEKSVQDYLKARGLTATRVKY; this is encoded by the coding sequence ATGAAGACCTGGTTCAAGATGCTCGCTTCGACCTGCGCCGTCATCCCCTTTGCCCAATGCGCGATACTGCCCGGCAGCAACATCGCGTCGGCCGCCGAACCTGTCGCCGCCGCGGCCCCGGCGGCTGCGATGACCGACGCCGATCCGGCGCTGTGGGTCGTCAAGGACGCCGACACGACGATCTATCTGTTCGGCACCGTCCATGTCCTGAAACCCGGCCTCAGCTGGTTCGACGAGGCGGTGAAGACCGCGTTCGACAAATCGGACGAGATGATGCTGGAACTCGTGATGCCCGAAGATCAGGCCGCGGTCGCCAAAACGATGATGCCGCTGGCGATGGATACGACCGGCAAGACCATCCCCTCGCGACTGACCGCCGACGAGCTCAAGGCCTATCAGGCCGCGATGGTCAGCGTCGGGGTGCCGGCCAATGCCTTCGACAGTTTTGAACCGTGGTTTCCGGCGATGACGCTGTCGGTGCTGCCGCTCACCAAACTCGGCTATGATCCCGAACAGGGCGCCGAAAAGCTGCTCACCAAATTTGCCAAGGACAGCAGCAAGCCGGTCTCGGGCCTCGAAACGCTCGAAGAACAGCTCGGCTTTTTCGACAAGCTGCCCGAAACCCAGCAAGTCGCCTTCCTCAATTCGGTGGTCAAGGACATGGACAAGCTGGGGCCGATGCTCGACCGGATGGTCGTGCTGTGGGCTAAAGGCGATCCCGACGGGCTGGCGGTCGCGATGAACGAAAGCATGGCGGCGACCCCCGAACTCGCCACGATGCTGCTTTATGATCGCAATCAGCGCTGGGCCGACCAGATCAAGACGCGAATGGACAAGCCGGGCACGGTGTTTATCGCCGTCGGCGCGGGGCATCTCGCGGGCGAAAAGAGCGTGCAGGATTATCTGAAAGCGCGCGGGCTGACCGCAACGCGGGTCAAATATTGA
- a CDS encoding TraB/GumN family protein has product MPLLAAGCGTAETAPPARPAMWLVADDDTRIYILGTMHALPRGTDWDDGVVAAAIESADELVMELAPAQLAAAGAEFQKLAPRTTPLAIEARLRGEALTNYRALEDGGKAFGGDALDDWAAMVLMGQRVAQNADLSSADGVETVLTETFQAAGKPIAGLETARAQLMLFETLDAPTQRALLTHAAEGADNAVAEVTALTAAWRRGDVATLEAMINEDVDAVPAARKAIITDRNRRWSAWVQKRMARPGTVLMAVGAGHLVGGDGVPAILAETGIKIERVQ; this is encoded by the coding sequence TTGCCGTTGCTGGCCGCCGGGTGCGGCACCGCCGAAACCGCGCCACCGGCGCGCCCGGCAATGTGGCTGGTCGCCGATGATGACACGCGCATCTATATATTGGGGACGATGCACGCGCTGCCGCGCGGGACCGATTGGGACGATGGCGTGGTCGCGGCGGCAATTGAATCCGCCGACGAGTTGGTGATGGAATTGGCCCCTGCCCAGCTCGCAGCAGCAGGTGCCGAATTCCAGAAACTGGCGCCGCGCACCACGCCGCTGGCGATCGAAGCGCGTCTGCGGGGCGAGGCGCTCACCAATTATCGGGCGCTCGAGGATGGCGGCAAAGCCTTTGGCGGCGATGCGCTCGACGACTGGGCGGCCATGGTGCTGATGGGCCAGCGGGTCGCGCAGAACGCGGACCTGTCGTCAGCCGACGGGGTGGAAACCGTGCTGACCGAGACGTTCCAGGCGGCGGGCAAACCGATTGCCGGGCTGGAAACCGCGCGAGCGCAGCTGATGCTGTTCGAAACGCTCGACGCACCGACCCAGCGCGCGCTGCTGACCCACGCCGCCGAGGGAGCGGATAACGCAGTTGCCGAGGTTACCGCACTGACCGCCGCATGGCGCCGCGGCGACGTTGCCACGCTGGAAGCGATGATCAACGAAGATGTCGATGCAGTGCCCGCAGCGCGCAAGGCGATCATCACGGACCGCAACCGGCGCTGGAGCGCATGGGTGCAGAAGCGGATGGCGCGGCCCGGCACGGTTTTGATGGCGGTCGGCGCAGGGCATCTGGTCGGGGGTGATGGGGTTCCGGCGATACTGGCGGAGACAGGGATAAAGATAGAGCGGGTGCAGTGA
- a CDS encoding 50S ribosomal protein L25/general stress protein Ctc encodes MSDQLVLSAETRDRGGKGASRELRREGRVPAVVYGGKEEPLMIHVEEKLLMKQLMTGHFMNSVVMIDVGGKKIRTLPKDVAFHPVKDRPIHADFLRIAKDATVHVAVPVVFANEDASPGLKRGGVLNIVRHELELVCDADKIPDEISIDVTGFDVGDSIHISSVTLPKGVESAITDRDFTIATIVAPSALKSSEGDTTVDGGETAAEGDDA; translated from the coding sequence ATGAGCGACCAGCTGGTGCTGTCGGCCGAGACGCGTGATCGGGGAGGCAAGGGAGCCTCGCGTGAACTGCGTCGTGAAGGCCGTGTCCCCGCCGTTGTCTATGGCGGCAAAGAAGAACCCCTGATGATCCACGTCGAAGAAAAGCTGCTGATGAAGCAGTTGATGACGGGTCACTTCATGAACTCGGTCGTCATGATCGACGTCGGCGGCAAAAAAATCCGCACGTTGCCTAAGGACGTCGCCTTCCACCCGGTCAAGGATCGTCCGATCCATGCCGACTTCCTGCGCATCGCCAAGGATGCGACCGTCCACGTCGCCGTTCCGGTGGTGTTCGCGAACGAAGACGCCTCGCCTGGCCTGAAGCGCGGCGGCGTGCTCAACATCGTTCGTCACGAACTGGAACTCGTTTGCGATGCGGACAAGATTCCTGACGAAATTTCGATCGACGTGACCGGATTCGACGTCGGTGATTCGATTCACATCAGCAGCGTCACCCTACCCAAGGGCGTCGAAAGTGCGATCACCGATCGCGACTTCACCATTGCCACCATCGTCGCTCCGTCGGCGCTGAAGTCGAGCGAAGGTGACACGACGGTCGACGGCGGCGAAACGGCTGCCGAAGGCGACGACGCCTAA
- the pth gene encoding aminoacyl-tRNA hydrolase: protein MQLWVGLGNPGPQYAMHRHNVGFMAADVIANVHDFPAPAKKFQGWIQDGRIGSTRILLLKPGTFMNESGRSVRAAMDFYKLDTPDVTVFYDELDLIPMQVKVKRGGGAAGHNGIRSMIQHIGEDFRRVRIGIGHPGHKDRVTGHVLGNYHKSEMEPLIDLLGAIAAETPWLADGNDVRFQSDLALRLQG, encoded by the coding sequence ATGCAGCTCTGGGTCGGCCTCGGCAATCCCGGGCCTCAATATGCGATGCACCGCCACAATGTCGGCTTTATGGCCGCCGATGTTATCGCCAACGTCCACGACTTTCCGGCACCCGCGAAGAAATTCCAGGGCTGGATCCAGGACGGGCGCATCGGATCGACACGCATCCTCCTGCTGAAACCCGGCACCTTCATGAACGAAAGCGGCCGCAGCGTGCGTGCGGCGATGGATTTCTACAAACTCGACACGCCGGACGTTACCGTCTTTTACGACGAGCTCGACCTGATCCCGATGCAGGTGAAGGTCAAGCGCGGCGGCGGCGCCGCGGGGCATAACGGCATCCGCAGCATGATCCAGCACATCGGCGAAGATTTTCGCCGCGTCCGCATCGGCATCGGCCATCCGGGGCACAAGGACCGCGTGACCGGCCATGTGCTGGGCAATTATCACAAGAGCGAGATGGAACCGCTGATCGACCTGCTTGGCGCGATCGCGGCCGAAACGCCGTGGCTGGCCGACGGCAACGACGTTCGTTTTCAGAGCGATCTCGCGCTGCGGTTGCAGGGATAG
- a CDS encoding SDR family oxidoreductase — translation MTNRHTPSRRQLIAGAAALTATSPALLQATTPYMAPFLKGRTILITGASSGFGRIGALYYARLGAKVIATMRGLPRPDAETLTAEAAKEKLDLHILEIDVTDDESVGHGVADALELAGGRIDTLINNAGIGITGPVEVQDMAATRLIFETNVLGIQRMLRALLPQMRAAKSGQIFNISSQLGRVIVPGGGHYSATKFAVEALSEQLAYELVPHGIDVTVIQPGGYPTKVWVNRNAYTGALKARSEAALLDAYAPFTRGMGTEDGSGRSADPLDVPRAIAEIMAMPAGKRPLRRAVHPGNKPQEAINRVSAEVQVAWLGGGALGPLVKAVHD, via the coding sequence ATGACCAATCGCCATACGCCCAGCCGCCGCCAACTCATTGCCGGAGCCGCAGCGCTGACCGCCACCTCCCCTGCCCTGCTGCAAGCCACAACACCTTATATGGCTCCTTTCCTGAAAGGTCGAACCATTCTGATCACCGGGGCGTCGAGCGGCTTTGGCCGCATCGGCGCGCTGTATTATGCCCGGCTCGGTGCCAAGGTAATTGCCACGATGCGCGGGCTGCCACGGCCCGACGCGGAGACGCTGACGGCCGAGGCGGCGAAGGAAAAGCTCGACCTGCATATCCTCGAAATCGACGTGACCGACGACGAATCAGTGGGCCATGGCGTTGCCGACGCGCTCGAACTGGCGGGCGGCCGGATCGATACGCTGATCAACAACGCCGGGATCGGCATTACCGGCCCGGTCGAGGTCCAGGACATGGCGGCGACGCGGCTGATCTTCGAAACCAACGTGCTGGGAATCCAGCGAATGCTGCGCGCGCTGCTGCCGCAGATGCGGGCCGCGAAAAGCGGGCAGATCTTCAACATCTCGTCGCAGCTCGGTCGCGTCATCGTCCCCGGCGGTGGGCATTATTCGGCGACCAAATTTGCGGTCGAGGCCTTGTCCGAACAGCTTGCCTATGAACTGGTGCCGCATGGCATCGACGTGACGGTGATCCAGCCCGGCGGCTATCCGACCAAGGTCTGGGTCAATCGCAACGCCTATACCGGCGCGCTGAAGGCGCGCAGCGAAGCGGCGCTGCTTGATGCCTATGCGCCCTTCACCCGCGGCATGGGGACCGAGGATGGCAGCGGGCGCAGCGCCGATCCGCTCGACGTGCCGCGCGCAATTGCCGAGATCATGGCGATGCCCGCCGGAAAGCGGCCGCTGCGCCGCGCCGTGCATCCGGGCAACAAGCCGCAGGAGGCGATCAATCGCGTGTCGGCCGAAGTGCAGGTGGCGTGGCTGGGCGGCGGCGCGCTGGGGCCACTGGTCAAGGCGGTTCACGACTGA